CACATACAAGAGCTAAGAGAAAATCATCAGGGGATCACCTTCCATGACCATCACCATCTAATGGAGATGCAAATTCAATATCAGGATTAAACGCTCCAGCAGCAATCGCAGCTTTCGCAAAATGCTGGGCCCCAACTATCTTCCCATTACAGAAGCTTCTACGTGTTACTGGATCCATCTCACATTTCCCTTTATAACGAGGAACGGGTCCATAAGGATCAGTTTTGTGAGAAGAGAAGCTCGGATGTTGTGGATAAATTCCAGAATCCACAAATCCAATCACAACATCTTCACCAGCTCTATCAAATCCACCTCCTGTTGGCCATACCCCTGTCGGCAATCCAAGGAACTGCGGAGTGTGTGTAGTCAATTTCTGTATCTTCATGTCTCTCTCAACATGCTTAACTCCTTGGGCTTTCCTCAAGAACTCAGCCTAGGACAGGGAAATAATATGTTAAAACAAGATAACAACCAGGAAGATGAAGAGAGAAAAGGATATGTGCCTCTCAGCCGAATTGGGATGTCAGATACCTGCAGAGATGACATGTGAACTGCGAAGCCATTGACAATATGATGGTAACTATAAAGCTTCTCGTAAGTCCCTTCTACAAAAAGTGAGTCTAGGAGATTGTCATGGTGCCTTTGAAGGTGAAGCGAGTATGATGTGACAGCCTCACTGCAAATCAGCAAATTTGGAGTGAAGACAAAACTATTATGTTTGCACCATAAGCACAAGAAAACTGCAATACAAAACTTAATCAGGAAATTTCAAGTTTGATAACAAGGAGCTTACAGGTAAATAACAACGGGTGAGCGCCTATCTTTTAAGGTTTTCTGATGTTCAATTAGTGTATTATTCAGTTAGCAATTTAGTATGAGCACAGACACATGAGTGGTGCGGAAAAGTGTAGCCATTTCCAGGAATAACTTTGATACGGAGCTAACTGACACAATATCAAGCTCAAACCACAACGGAGCTTCAGAAATGAAATTCAACGATAACCAGTCATATGTACAGACTTTCAGAGACGTAGTGAAAAGCATCAGCAAGAGTTCTTACCTGGTAACATCCATCTCCTCATCCAAATCCACAGCAGTTGCTGGAAACCCTTCAACACCGCCTTGGTAGCTGACAACTGGATCCCCCTCCATGGTAACAATGTACACATCATGTGTTCCAAGGACAGCTTGTTGCACAAAGACAAGAAGCAAACAAGCAAGCTTGATCCTCATCATCTTCGACAGTGTCCAGGAGGCGGCACAGCAGAACCTTCCAAAGATAGGAAGTGAGAAACTATCAGGTCACACACACTCAACACGGACAAAAAACATTCGCGGTCAAAAACTTCGCAGGCCCAGTATTAGTCCAACGGTGAAGTACAGTGGCTACACGCCAACACTGACTGCTGCCGTGGTAAACGTAAATCGCACACCGTCAAGGTGGCATGGCACCGCTGCCCACTGGTCCCGCGCGTACCACACGGTGCCAGAGCTTGCCCACCTCACAGGGCTCCCATGGAGCGCGCATTTATGGAAGGATCGGAAGCTCTTAAATTGGGGTGCCCCGTGGTATTAAATGGCTCAAGTCACACTAGTAGCAAGTTAGTAATATAAACGGCTACCTTGGATGCATCATTTCTGAGCTCTCCCTCTTGAGAGCAAATTGGTTTTAGATGAACTGAGACATTTTTGtcatttttttttgggggggggggcgaagAGAGGAAATATTTCGATTGGAATGCATCCCAAGGAGGTAAGAACAAAACGGAATATTTTTCGCCCCCGAGAACGGAACAGACACAACGCTTGAAACAAATCAAACCAAGCAAACCTAGGATTACTCACTCTGCCACAGAAGAACTGTCTCCTCCGCTTCCAGGTGGATCTCCTGCCGACCACACTGGACACCGAGGGAGGAGCAGCGGCGCGGTGGTGGCGCTCCGGCGGACGGGATCACTCACTCCGCCTCGATCGCGCTAccgaatggcggcggcggcggcggcatgccCGGGCGAGGCGGCACCGGCTAGTGCTCGTGGGTCGCGCGGGGTTAGGGTTTGGGGAGCGGCGGGAGTGGGCAGCGAGTGGCCGCGCGGCAGTGGGGAGTGGAgtggaggagggagggaggcaaaGCTGCGTGCTTGCTGGCTAATGGTGCGTCGCCTTTTGGCTGCCTCCCGTGTTTGTCTTTAATGGAGGGAGAGGCAACAGCCAAGGCAAGCATCTCGAGtactttttctttctttttttttcactcCTCCCGCTCTCGCCACGTCGCCGTCCACGTAGACCGGTAGAGCGGGGCCGGCGGTGTACGACGCGGTCTTTTTATCGATGCTGACGCGTCCTCCTCCGTCCATGCGGGGCGTGGGCATCGGGCGGGGGAGACCAGCAGCTGCACGCTGCGTGCACCAGGTTCTCGTTGGTTTCTCACGGGTGGACCCACAAGTCGGTGGGTGTTGGTCCATGGACCCGGGGCTTGTTAGCAGGGGGTCTCCGCTGCAGGTGAGGTCGGGGTGCTCTCCTCGTGTGCGCGCGTGACTGACCAAGACCAAGTGACCATGACCAGCCGCGGCCGCTGTCCCCCCCGCGCCGTGCGCCTGGTCCAAGCCTTCCAACGGACACGGGCCCCAGATGTCAGTGACCCACAACCATGCACCGCGCCCACCGACCGGACCATGGGAGCTGACCCCACGGAGCGGCGCCTCGGTGCTGGCGCGCCGATCGAGCACTGCCTGCCCCTCCTGGCTCGGAACAAGTGTCGGTCGGCGACGGCGCCGCGCCCGGGCCTCCGTGGAGCCGGTCCACCGGACGCCGCCGGCGTGGCAAGACACATGCGCCGCCGACGGCCGACGAGGCTCCCGACGCTGACCACGGCGGCACGAGGGTTCTTCGAGTTTTGAGTtgaggctatctccagcgatatccccTAAATCTCATCCTCTATAtccatcctccatatcaacttcgttctctataccaaatttaactccaacaacatcctctattcccatcctctataccccacaatctcaatttttttctttattttcctcCAACTGCCCTTTCCCACCCGCCCGTCCTCCCGCGCCCCtctgccgcctccgccccgtCCGCCCCttccgcccctgccccgccgccccttcccctCCGTCCCGCCGGCCtacgccccggccccgccgccccttccccttcccctccgccccgccggccttccccttcccctccgccccgccggcctacgccccggccccgccccgccctccgctccgccccgccgcgccctcccctccgctccgccccgccccgccctgccccgccctccgctccgccccgccctcccctccgccccgccggccttccccttcccctccgccccgccggcctacgccccggccccgccccgcccgccgctccgccccgccgcgccctcccctccgccccgccccgccccgccctctGCCGCCTGCGCCCCTCCGCCCGAGCCCCTCCGCCCTCTGCCGCGTGCGCCCTGCGCCCCTCCGGCCGcggcccctccgcccgccgcccctcccccggcgcccctccgcccgccggccctcccgcgccccgccgcccgtcccgcgcgcggccgcccgtcccgcgccccgccgccgcccgtcccgcccgccgcccctcccccggcgcccctccgcccgccggccctACCGCCCCCGCCGACCGTcccgcgcgcggccgcccctcccgcgcctcgccgccgtcccgcgcgccgccgccctcccgcgccccgcccgtcccgcgcgccgccgtcccgcgcccCGCCCGTGACTTGCGCCTCTCTTTCCATCCTCCTCGCCATCTGGCTTATCTCCAGTTCTCCACTACCCACACTCTGACCTCGTCATCTTTCAATTTTTTTCTGATTGTTCCTCCGTTCCATCACGAGGTATTTTCTTCCGCCCTATTGTTATTGAAATTGGAGTGTCCAAAGTTACAATTTTGGCCGGTGCTCTAGTTGGTTTTACCAGAAATTTGCACGGAGATGTAAAATTAAAAACCAAGATTGGTGGTACTGGATGCGATCTTGTAAAATTTGAAATGGATTAGCATGATTCTTCTTTGCTTAATAGTTTGGGTATATCTCACCTTAGATTCTCTGTGTGTTGTTTCTAGACACTTTCATATATGTTTGTGGCAACTATTAAATGTTTTTAGAACAATTTCTGGGAACTGTTGGGTGGGAAGCATTTTTTCTCTGAATAATTTTTGGCAAGATCCCAAAACTATCTTTTAGGACTATATTCATATTGTTTAGGTATTCTTGAAGATGCTCTAAGCGTACGGCTAGCTGCTTGGGAGATACGAAAAGTAGTAGGTAGGTTCTAAGATGTACTATTACCTTTGTTTGCGATAGAACCCAAGCCGTGCGTTGTTACTATTAATCACAGACTTAATAAGTTAATGTATTCCCTGATCAACTGCGATAGTTCAGACATCgtattattttttaattaagGTTATAAACCGGCATCTATATCCAACTGGTGGATACATACATCCTAAAGTTACAAAAGTTCTTAGACAGCGTTTTCTTGATGTGAATTCTGTTTTTGGACAGCTAAACACAAATAGATCAGTTCTTATTACTTAAATATTGCAGCATTGCATTATTTTCAAGTCAGCTCTGCCGCCCCTCCCGCACTATGGACTTCGACGAGTGGTTACAGCACACGGAGATGGAGCGAGAAGCACATCAGCGAGAAATGGAGATGGAGCTAGACGATCTGGAGGACTTCACCCTCATGACGATGTGCATGTCGGGTCCCCATTTGCCTCGCGAAAGGGTGCCTCGCCAAATCGTACCTCGTGATCACCATGATGGTTTCCGTCGGATATGGGCAGACTACTTCGCTCCCCAGCCGGTGTATGGGGACCGGCTGTTTCGAGAACGGTCCGTCGCATGCATGTGTTACATAATGTTGTCTGCGTTTTCATGGCGAGTGGACTAATACTTGTTGTCTTTGACTCCGCAGCTTCCGTATGCGACGGCATGTGTTCCTTCGGATTGTCGACGCGGTGCAGAGGGTGGATCCTTATTTCATCCAGCGTCCGGACTGCACAGGCCTTATGGGAATATCTGCCTTGCAGAAGTGCATCGCCCCCATTCGCATCCTGGCTTACGGATTACCAGCCAATGCGGTCGATGAGTATGTGCGTATCGGTCCCTCGACAGCTCAAGAGGCCTTGAAGCATTTCTGTCGAGCAGTCATCGATGCATTTGGTGGATACTATCTGCGAGCGCCAACTGAAGAGGATGTCCGCCGCCTCGTCGAGGAAGGTGAACAACGGGGATTCCCGGGAATGCTTGGCAGCATAGACTGCATGCATTGGACGTGGCGTAATTGCCCATCATCGTGGAAGGGCATGTTCACCGGCCGTGGGAAATCACCTTCTATGATTCTAGAGGCTGTGGCGTCCAGGAACCTATGGATTTGGCACGCTTACTTTGGAATGCCAGGTAGCTGCAACGACATCAACGTTCTTcacagatcgagtctctttGACCGCTTCATGCAGGGGACCTCGACGCCGGTGAACTTCACAGTCAATGGGCATTCATACAATATGGGATATTACCTGGCAGATGGAATCTACCCAGACTGGCCCGCATTTGTGAAGACCGTCCGTCATCCGATGGAGATGAAGACTCGCCTCTTCGCCGCAAAACAGGAGGGTGCTCGCAAGGATGTTGAGAGAGCATTTGGTGTGCTTCAGGCCCGGTGGGCAGTGATTCGTGGGCCGGCCTATCCATGGGACAGGGACGACGTGCGGGATATGATGACCGCATGCATAATTATGCATAACATGATCATCGAGGACGAGGGTGACAGCGCAACGAACACCAGCTTTGAAAATCCCGGGCAGCATGTCGACCTATCAACGGGGAACTTGGTGGACCGACATGCATTTGTTCAAGCACATCACCGGCTACGAGATCGTGATGTCCATTTTCGCCTGCAGTCAGACCTAATTGTGCATAATTGGAACCTACATGGGTCGATGGTTACCAGTGCGACCGATGTGCCACATGTGTGACCGGCAATTTCATGAGCTAAGCAGGTATGTACAACTGGACTTTAATTTTACAATTATGACTGTTTCATGGAATATATCAAGCTTGATTTCATACGGGATGTAATTTCATGCTTTAGTGGTTTCATTAttctctctcctttcttccCCAAGGGATGGGGTAGATCCTGCACTTTCTTACATATAGATTTGGTGTTCATATGTTTGAATATGTAAGCGTCATCAAATGAATTGTTGCACTTCAGTTTCCTTTTGGCACCAACATGTTTAAGCAGAATGAACTGCAAGACTGTTCTATTACACATATCATCTTGTTTTTCTGCTCATGTGTTATTTCTTTCATGGAGCCAGGCTCATATACTGTTGCTCATGAGATTTATTATACTATTTCCTTTTTTGTGTTAATCTGTTTTAACAGAATGAATATGTAGAGACTTTTCAATTCCTCCATTTCACTGTTGTCTTGTTTTTTTTGATGAATTCTTTCTCAGAGCCAAACATTATTTGCACATTCTAACCTGTTTGTTTAGTGTCTTTGGAAAATAAAGATGATCAAATAGTCATATAATTTGATTAACTAATATGCATAGTAATAGAATATGTTATTCATGTTATTGTTGATAAATCTCTTTCTACACAGTGATGCAATGCGCACAAAGGAAACTCTTAAGATCCTGCAAGAACATGTTCAGGGATTGTCTCAAGCAGTGGTACACTTCATCCCAAGTTTCTACTCAATTTCAGCGATGGATGGCCAAACTGCAGAGCATTTACAAAAGGCAATCTGTGAATATTCGAGCGACGAGATATTAACCGTCATGTGAGTCGCCTGCAAGTTTTTGTTCATTATCATTTGTTCTTGATTTATGCTTCAAGTTTCTATCATATTCACTTTAAGGCCTGTGCTTGATACCTCATTGCTAGACATATCATGACACTTCTTTAGGATAATTACTCAGGTGCATGGGTCATAATAAAGGATGGGAGGAAGCAGCCTCTATGTTTTCTGGTGATTCAGTTGTTCTTGAGACATGTAATGCGGCGCTGCTAGAAGCTGCAGGGAAATCATGGGTTGAGGTTAGTTTAGATTTGTTGCAAAGTAGTCTTCTTTTCGCCCTTTCTCCTCCATAGTTTTTGTTTAATTCAGCTGATTTACTAAATTCCTACACGACATGGTATGCAGGCTTTTTCTCTGGCTGGTCTTGGGGGATGGAAGCTTCATGGAATTGTAAAGCCATGAATTGTTGTAACTAAAAGTGAGATGTAATTTTTGTAGCTTAATTCTGATTTTGCCCCGTGGCCTGTATGTAGCTCTTTTCTTACATTTCACTGAAGGTATTAACGTGGATAGATAGATGAGATTAATGCATTTTTCCACGGTCCATGGGCTCTGTCAGTGTCACTTCTTCAAAAGATGATCAAGAAAACATATGTGGATATGGTGCTGTTGCATATGTATGAACCTGTCGCTCCCAACAAGTGTGACTCCTTAAGCCTAAACATTGGGAACCACCTGCCGGTAAGATGGGTTATGATGAATGTAGATGCAGCATTGTTTAAGAAAACTAATCGAATGGGATTGGGTATTGTGATCACAAACCATAGAGGGGAGTTTCTAGCTGCTTGCAGGCAGGGCATTGATAAGATCACAAATCCTGAATTAGCGGAGGCTGTTGCTTTTGGGCGAGCAATTCTCTTCGCTTCTAGGCTCCCATATAAGCAGGTCGTAATGGCGACGGATTCTCTCTCtttgattaagaagctccgaTCACAAGCCACTGATCGCTCCTATACGGGAATCATCACTCAGGATATCAAGAAAGCGGCGAGTGCTTCTACTGTTGTTTTCTCTTTTATTCATCTAAACAAATGATGTAATGAGGTAGTTCATGTACTTACTAGATCTGCCGATCAGCTCTCTAAATCTGTATGGTTCCATGTAGCACCAGAGTTTCTCAGTCTTCCCTCTGTGATGATCAATTTAATCAATGAAATGGTAACCTTTACTCTCAATAAAAGGAGAACCGGAGATGCCAGCGGTGGGTACACTGAATGTGTCACTAGCAACCCGTCAGATATGGCCGATCATGCCTACGCCGGTGCGCTTTACCCCATAACAGTCATCGTTACTGGAGGGACAAGCCTGCTCCAGGTTGGGCATCGTATTAAGTTAACAGTACAGTTAACAATGTGCAGAGAGCAATATTTTCCATCAATCTAAATGGAGTCCAACACACAGTTCATTTAAACAATAATTTTGGCAGTTCTTACAACACGCAGCACTAAAAGTTCTCAAACATGTAACAATATGTCTCGCTGCTCATACAACACGCAGCACATAAAGTTCTCAAACATGTAACGATAGTTCGAAGATAAGGAATACACGCAATGTTCCGCAATCGTACACAAAGTTCTCAAATAATACAGACAACATCAGCTGGTAAGGGCGATACCAGTCAGGGAGGAGGCAACGAGTACTTCGCAAGGATCTGCTCCTGCTGTCGCTTGTAGAACAATCGTAGCGCTGGCGAGCACCTGTCGAGATCTATACTAAGAATACGTTCTTCTTCCGCGCGTTCTTCCTTGGCGGCCCGACTCTGCTCCATCTCCAGCCGACGATCCTCATGCGCCAGACGACGTTCCTCCTGCGCCAGACGACGTTCCTCCAGCTCCCTTTCCACAGCCATCTTCTTCTCCTGCAGCTCCCTGTCCGTAGTGATCTTCTTCTCCTGCAGCACACACATCGTGGCGTGGTGGGTGGCCATCTCAGCCTGACCCTCCTTTATTATTGACAGCTTGTTGCCCCACATATCATTCATTTGTGAAATGTATTCCGACGAGGACGACGATGTGGCGGCCTTTTTGCTCGCTGCTTTAGTGGTATCCCTCCCAGCCGGCCTCTTGCTCCCGCTGGAGGACGGGGGATCAGACTCGGCAGCACCGGCCACTCCGTTGGCACCGCCAGCTGCTGCATCGGCGGAGTCGTCGCCGAGCACATGTACCTTGGAGTGAGCCCCAATGCACGCCTCCCACTTTGGCTCATCCTTCAACAACTTCCAGGAGTGCATCTGGGTGAAAGGCTTCTGCAATGCCGCAGCATACCGAGCCATTGCCTCCGTCGTCTGAACAAGATCAGCATAGACAAAAAAGAGGTGTATCAATTGTATAATTTGGATATCTGTATATAAGTTAAATCCAGGCCTAGGACGGTCCATCTGTGAAACGTACAGAAGTTGAGAAGCAGGTCAAGTACCTTGTCCGCGTCCGACATGCCGCTGGGATTCAAACGCAGAACGCAACTGTAGAACTCGGAAAACTTGGTGCAGCACTCTTTGATGTAGTCCCAACGAGTCGTGAGCGACTTCTGCGATCTCTCCGGGTAAACCCCTCGAGATGAGTTGTACCCTTTCATGATCCGTAACCAAAACCCTTCTTTCCGCTGCCCGGTGTTGACAACCGGGTCAGTACTTATGTTTAGCCACCACTTTGTCAGGTTCACGTCTTCTTCGGGATTGAAATTTGGAAGCTTAACCTTCTGACCACTTTTCCCAGCATCGGGGTCCCCCCCTCGGACCCTCGGACCTTCACTCACCTGCTGCATTGGGGGTCCTGCTGGAGGCGGCATGGTTGGTGGAGCAGGGTAAAAATAAGGGGGTACTGGTGCCGGCATTCCGTATGGGTGGAAGGATCCCATCCAATGCTGCCGAGAGGCAGCATTGGCAGCAGCTTCAACCTCCTCTATCTCGTCATTGTTGCTGCATCCTTGCATGGCGTAATTGGTCACGCGGTCCATGACCCTACAAATCACAAACCACAAAAACTTGTGTCACTTACAGTACAAACGATATTTATGATTAATGTTCAGTTGAAATAGCCTATTTAAATACATTGTTCTGCTTAATCATTACAATATAAGTGTATGACCCATAGCCATATGATGTGCATACTGAATTCTCGTTTTTGCAAAAATTTCCTAAAGGTAAGTGGTGCAAACAATATACTGAAGGGTAGCACATTTGACATGATGCACTCTGAAATTAATGAAATAAAGAAGAGGGGGAAAAATATGCAAAGAAAAGGCAACAGGACAGCGGCTAAGGCAATATCCAACACTGTCACACTCTAATCTGCCTGTTGGTACAGCTGCATCAACTATCCATAATGCAGTATTATTGGTTATCTAAAAAGGTACCTATTGCGAACCATATTATTGTCCATCTAGAACAATATTATTGCATGATCCCTACCTACCTTTTCAGGCTGAATACATAAAAAAGACAGCAAAACTAAAAGATACAACAAGCTCAACACAAGTATTGTTAAAAGAGTGCCTAGATACAACTGCAAAAATTGCTAATGCATTATAAAGAATCAGCTTAACCATTACGTAAAAAATGCTACTACATAATAGTAAAATTGCTTAGCTGAAAGCGAAAGGAATGCAAGATAACCCAATCATCAGAAAACAAGCAGGTAACTCCACAGTGTCAAACCAACTGCTCATCCTATTCAAAATAATTACTACTGTTAAATGCTTGGCTGAGTAATTTTTTACATGTACTCTGCTTTTCTGTTTTGGACCTAGTGTTCATGTAATCCACCTGTACGTATATTCCCCTTTTATACAAAAAAGGGTAGGGGCCTCCCCTGCCGTTAGCCTAAAAAATCGTAACAGAATTTAACTCCACAAAATGAAGAATATATAGTTACTTTACTATTTATATACAGATGCCTATGCCAAAGTTAAGAGTTAAAGTAAGTTGAGGTGCAACTGCTGTTTCTGAAACTGAAACATAGGCGCCCAGTTACATAATCATCTACTTTTGATAATTAATAGCACGCCACAAATAAAGTTAGAAAAACAAGCAATGCAATTCACCAGTGCATATAACACATAAGAAGCTTGATCAACCTTAATAGCTAGTGCAATGGGCAGATGTAAGATAGTAAGATACGCAGTGTATAGTCAGCATGATATTATGTTTATGCTATCATGATATCACCAGCATGATGAGTGCCAAATTCCTTTCACCAATGTGCCCCTGAAGATTCATAGCTGGACCACAAACATGTGACCCAACAGCAAGGTATAATTTGAAATGACATGCACAATTCCTTGATGAGATTTGACTAAGGAAGCGGCAAGTATCAGCACCATACATACATGTGTATAATGCATGGAGTAGCTACATCTTTTTTTGTGACTGTGTCGGAGCACATTTTTCATTAAGAGGAAACAGGAGTCGTTACAGTACATCTGAGCCAAGGAACAGGGGTCCAAAGCTCAACACACACCACGAAAAAGGAAGAACATACTACATCGCAAACAATTGGCAACCCTGCGCTCGGCCAAGGGAAGTAGTGAAAGGTCAGAATATGATTCATGATATATAAATTGATCTCTAATTCAGACAGTATCTTAATGTGTCGTGGAAAACTCTGGATAAAGTTCTGGCTTCTGGAATAAACACGTACAAGGATCAATCATAACCTACAGGCTACATTTCCCATGAGTCTTGACCAGGC
The genomic region above belongs to Panicum hallii strain FIL2 chromosome 4, PHallii_v3.1, whole genome shotgun sequence and contains:
- the LOC112890160 gene encoding uncharacterized protein At3g52155, chloroplastic-like, producing MLFMLLLINLFLHSDAMRTKETLKILQEHVQGLSQAVVHFIPSFYSISAMDGQTAEHLQKAICEYSSDEILTVMCMGHNKGWEEAASMFSGDSVVLETCNAALLEAAGKSWVEAFSLAGLGGWKLHGIVKP
- the LOC112889076 gene encoding protein ALP1-like, yielding MDFDEWLQHTEMEREAHQREMEMELDDLEDFTLMTMCMSGPHLPRERVPRQIVPRDHHDGFRRIWADYFAPQPVYGDRLFRERFRMRRHVFLRIVDAVQRVDPYFIQRPDCTGLMGISALQKCIAPIRILAYGLPANAVDEYVRIGPSTAQEALKHFCRAVIDAFGGYYLRAPTEEDVRRLVEEGEQRGFPGMLGSIDCMHWTWRNCPSSWKGMFTGRGKSPSMILEAVASRNLWIWHAYFGMPGSCNDINVLHRSSLFDRFMQGTSTPVNFTVNGHSYNMGYYLADGIYPDWPAFVKTVRHPMEMKTRLFAAKQEGARKDVERAFGVLQARWAVIRGPAYPWDRDDVRDMMTACIIMHNMIIEDEGDSATNTSFENPGQHVDLSTGNLVDRHAFVQAHHRLRDRDVHFRLQSDLIVHNWNLHGSMVTSATDVPHV